In Deltaproteobacteria bacterium, one genomic interval encodes:
- a CDS encoding HD domain-containing protein translates to MHNPSIDNNTPIYNSRIVSTYIRLIRKDYPFVDIQELLDYANMTTYEVADEGHWFSQNHVNRFHDKLSQLTNNENIAREAGRFAASPESIGSMRQYILGMISPAKAYEIAGKAAERFTKSTNYEAKKLSSNKVEINVTPRKGVQEQPFQCENRIGFFDAISVGFTNKLPTIEHPECVFRGGSSCRYIISWEKNFSDVWKRARNYALLFFVLVCLVAIFIHPTFMLSVILPISVLILFLLSSTSERIEKNELKSSLSHLRNSSDQLLEKIETNYNNALMTNEIGLAISRHTRIEDVLDNVINVSEKRLDYDRGVILLANEDRTRLIFRAGFGYTDKQYDIIKNTAFHLDRPESTGVFILSFHEQKPFLVNDINDIEGTLSPRSVEFANVLETKSFVCCPIVCDNESLGILAVDNLTSKRQLIQSDISLLLGIASVLGISIRNAELLEARERQFNSLLQTLAASIDARDPLTAGHSIKVTEFALGICDEMELSHEYREMIRVAALLHDYGKIGVPDAILLAPRKLTPEEYEEVKTHSEKTKVILDQVNFEGIFSQVPIIAGAHHEKMDGSGYPNGLKGDEIPLGARIIAVADFFEAITAKRHYRDPMPFEEAEALLKKHTGNHFDEEIVSSFMSYYKRENKIP, encoded by the coding sequence ATGCATAATCCATCAATAGATAACAACACGCCAATATATAACAGCAGGATAGTTAGTACTTATATAAGGCTTATTAGAAAGGATTATCCTTTTGTAGATATTCAGGAATTATTAGATTATGCTAATATGACAACCTATGAGGTTGCTGACGAGGGACATTGGTTTTCACAAAACCATGTCAACCGGTTTCATGATAAACTTTCTCAGCTAACAAACAATGAGAATATTGCTAGAGAGGCGGGGCGTTTTGCGGCATCGCCAGAATCAATTGGTTCAATGCGGCAATACATACTGGGAATGATCAGTCCTGCAAAAGCCTATGAGATAGCGGGGAAAGCTGCTGAAAGATTTACAAAGTCTACTAACTACGAGGCCAAAAAGCTATCCTCAAATAAAGTCGAGATCAATGTAACTCCCCGTAAAGGGGTACAAGAGCAACCATTTCAATGTGAAAATCGTATCGGCTTTTTTGATGCGATATCAGTAGGCTTTACAAACAAATTGCCAACAATAGAGCATCCCGAATGCGTCTTCAGGGGAGGATCGTCCTGTCGCTATATTATATCCTGGGAAAAAAATTTTTCAGATGTGTGGAAAAGAGCACGAAACTATGCCTTGCTGTTTTTCGTTTTGGTGTGCCTGGTTGCCATTTTTATTCATCCGACCTTCATGCTCTCAGTCATTCTACCGATATCGGTTTTAATTTTATTTTTATTGAGTTCCACCAGCGAACGTATAGAAAAAAATGAGTTGAAATCCAGCTTGAGCCACCTCAGGAACTCAAGCGACCAGCTGTTGGAAAAAATAGAAACAAACTATAACAATGCGTTGATGACCAACGAAATCGGTCTGGCCATCAGCAGACATACACGCATCGAAGATGTTTTGGACAACGTCATCAATGTGTCTGAAAAGAGGTTGGATTACGACCGGGGAGTGATTCTTCTGGCAAATGAGGACAGAACCAGACTGATTTTCAGGGCTGGTTTCGGATATACAGACAAGCAGTACGATATTATTAAAAACACAGCCTTCCATCTAGACAGACCTGAGTCGACAGGTGTCTTTATTTTGTCCTTTCATGAACAGAAACCCTTTTTGGTTAACGACATTAACGATATCGAGGGTACGCTCTCACCCCGGAGCGTCGAATTTGCCAACGTACTGGAAACCAAGTCTTTTGTTTGTTGTCCCATCGTTTGCGACAACGAGTCGCTCGGCATTCTGGCCGTCGACAATCTAACGTCCAAACGCCAATTGATTCAAAGCGACATCAGTTTACTTCTTGGCATCGCATCGGTTTTGGGGATAAGCATTCGAAATGCGGAGCTTTTAGAGGCAAGAGAACGACAATTCAACTCTTTGCTCCAGACCCTGGCCGCTAGTATCGATGCCAGAGACCCCCTCACTGCCGGCCACTCGATTAAGGTGACAGAGTTTGCTTTGGGCATCTGCGATGAGATGGAACTGAGTCATGAATATCGTGAAATGATACGCGTAGCCGCCTTGCTTCACGATTATGGAAAAATTGGGGTTCCGGACGCCATATTGCTGGCTCCCAGAAAATTGACGCCAGAAGAATACGAGGAAGTAAAAACACATTCTGAAAAAACAAAAGTGATTTTGGACCAGGTCAATTTTGAAGGGATTTTCAGCCAGGTTCCCATAATTGCCGGCGCTCATCATGAAAAAATGGATGGGAGCGGTTATCCAAACGGGCTTAAAGGCGATGAGATACCACTAGGGGCAAGAATAATTGCCGTTGCCGACTTCTTCGAGGCGATTACCGCCAAAAGACACTATCGCGACCCCATGCCGTTTGAAGAGGCTGAGGCGCTGTTGAAAAAACATACCGGAAACCATTTTGACGAAGAGATCGTTTCTTCTTTTATGAGTTATTATAAGAGGGAAAACAAAATTCCTTGA
- a CDS encoding trimethylamine methyltransferase family protein, with protein sequence MQLHLNILSEEEKVRIHADSLKILAEVGVKFMSDKALDVLDANGASINRDTRVAKIPEEMVNQALNTAPKSFVLGARNPEFDFALPSTDTGYTLDGAATFAIDFMTGERRNAMTEDLVSSLRIFEEMPLATVVWPNVLCSDTTDNYNEIRPSFTSFIHSSKHIQNELHHPEEVPFLIEGLTAILGSEDRVKERKIFSVCYCTIPPLTHDREMCDTYLDLVQFHVPILAFPMPAAGSTGPASLYSDTAVANAEGLSTLVLYQMAEPGTPIILGHAAGITNFSIGTFLEGAPETTLINAALGEMARFYGLPNTQAGCLSDAKQPGAQAIMEKTLSTLPLVLSGVDLINGIGELDTSQLLVLEQIVVDHEIALMCQRYKDGIDVCDEKDLYADVKGAQPGGHFLTQPGTLRYCRDKEFFRPALCDRNTYEHWETLGRPDLYSKAREKVEQILAGHLKNALDDDILGKLEAIQRKADKALKSNDHLEG encoded by the coding sequence ATGCAGTTACACCTGAACATCCTGTCCGAAGAAGAAAAGGTTCGTATCCACGCGGACAGCCTGAAGATTCTGGCTGAGGTTGGCGTAAAATTCATGAGCGACAAGGCTCTCGATGTTCTGGACGCAAACGGAGCTAGCATAAACAGGGACACCCGAGTGGCCAAAATACCGGAGGAAATGGTGAACCAGGCCTTGAACACGGCACCGAAATCCTTTGTATTGGGCGCCCGGAATCCCGAATTCGACTTTGCCCTGCCGTCTACCGATACGGGCTATACCCTGGATGGGGCGGCTACTTTTGCCATTGATTTTATGACCGGTGAACGTCGCAACGCGATGACTGAAGATCTGGTCTCCAGCCTGCGCATATTCGAAGAGATGCCGCTGGCCACGGTGGTCTGGCCCAATGTCTTGTGCAGCGACACGACTGACAACTACAATGAGATCCGACCGTCCTTCACATCCTTTATCCATTCCTCCAAGCACATCCAGAACGAGCTGCACCATCCTGAGGAGGTGCCGTTTCTAATCGAAGGGTTGACCGCCATCCTGGGCAGTGAAGACAGGGTCAAGGAAAGGAAAATATTTTCGGTCTGCTACTGCACTATACCACCGCTGACGCACGACCGGGAAATGTGCGACACCTATCTGGATTTGGTTCAATTTCACGTACCCATCCTGGCCTTCCCCATGCCAGCCGCCGGCTCAACCGGTCCGGCCAGTCTTTACAGCGACACCGCCGTGGCCAATGCCGAGGGTCTGTCGACCCTGGTGCTATACCAGATGGCCGAGCCGGGTACACCCATCATTTTAGGCCATGCAGCCGGTATCACCAATTTCAGCATCGGCACCTTTCTCGAGGGCGCACCCGAAACAACCCTGATCAATGCCGCTTTGGGTGAAATGGCGCGTTTTTACGGTTTGCCCAATACCCAGGCCGGGTGTTTGAGCGATGCCAAGCAGCCCGGTGCCCAGGCCATCATGGAAAAAACGCTGAGTACGCTGCCGCTTGTCCTGAGTGGTGTGGATCTGATCAACGGTATCGGCGAGCTGGACACCAGTCAACTTCTGGTGCTGGAGCAGATCGTCGTGGACCACGAGATCGCCCTCATGTGCCAGCGCTACAAGGATGGCATCGATGTGTGCGATGAAAAGGATCTTTATGCAGATGTGAAGGGGGCCCAGCCGGGCGGGCACTTTTTAACACAACCGGGGACCCTGAGGTACTGCCGTGACAAGGAGTTCTTCCGACCGGCGCTTTGTGACCGCAACACTTACGAGCACTGGGAAACGCTGGGAAGGCCGGATCTTTACAGCAAGGCCCGGGAAAAGGTGGAGCAGATTCTAGCAGGCCACTTGAAAAACGCGCTGGACGACGATATTCTGGGCAAGTTGGAAGCCATCCAGCGCAAGGCGGATAAGGCTCTCAAATCAAATGACCATCTTGAAGGTTAG
- a CDS encoding PilZ domain-containing protein, which yields GITAQLIQNSVIFKGVLKDFSTDSFHVKISLEPPQTSQWINPETNVEVILSNENEIMYTGKCSIREKAVLAKDIILLLMPESKAVQRFRQKKFRSKRIHTLPSPNIIFYHPLTGKLFDIKAADVSGLGFAIEVESSKASFLPGMIFPEMEMNFANSFRFQFKAQVLYKTEGDAENIKSNEKVRYGLAFLDISSKDHLKLLAHLYQSNENNVYISNKVDLKLLWKFFFDSNFIYPEKYKFLQSNKNEIKQTYEKLYSQESEIARHFTYQENENIASHLAMVRFYENTWLIHHHASNRTVPFRAGLSVLNQIGLYSNDSYNLYSNHMNYLLCYFRPENKFPNRVFGGAARSINDNKKCCLELFAYFHFNNSDYKSMNTHWSWGLTETDGDDLEELNAFYTKKSTGMMLKAFDLEDATNGKDIYKAFEKSGLKRNRFLFSVKIDQKLKAILMVNVANVGLNLSDLTNATTIIVVDEEGLSIDIIKTALSLLTAKLNLVNIPVLIYPSIFAENSSIDKEREYCLWILDTQYGDSYFKYVNRLTRLI from the coding sequence GGAATAACCGCCCAGCTCATACAAAACAGCGTTATTTTCAAAGGCGTTTTAAAGGATTTTTCAACGGATTCTTTTCACGTGAAAATTTCGCTTGAACCACCGCAGACATCCCAGTGGATCAATCCTGAGACAAATGTCGAAGTTATTTTATCGAACGAAAATGAGATTATGTATACGGGGAAATGTTCTATAAGGGAAAAGGCTGTTTTGGCGAAGGATATAATACTTTTACTAATGCCGGAAAGTAAGGCCGTCCAAAGATTTAGACAAAAGAAGTTTAGAAGTAAAAGAATTCACACCTTACCATCACCCAACATTATTTTTTACCATCCATTAACGGGGAAATTGTTTGACATTAAAGCAGCCGATGTTTCCGGGTTGGGGTTTGCAATAGAAGTTGAATCAAGCAAGGCTTCGTTTCTGCCAGGAATGATTTTTCCTGAAATGGAAATGAATTTTGCAAATAGCTTTCGTTTTCAATTTAAGGCTCAAGTTTTATATAAAACAGAAGGAGATGCTGAAAATATAAAGTCAAATGAAAAAGTTAGGTATGGATTAGCATTTCTTGATATTAGTAGTAAAGATCATCTAAAATTATTGGCACATCTCTACCAGTCGAATGAAAATAATGTATATATTAGTAATAAAGTAGATTTGAAATTACTTTGGAAATTTTTTTTCGACTCCAACTTTATTTATCCAGAGAAGTATAAATTTTTGCAATCTAATAAAAATGAAATCAAACAGACCTATGAAAAACTTTATTCTCAGGAATCTGAAATTGCGAGACACTTTACGTATCAGGAAAATGAAAATATTGCTAGCCATCTTGCAATGGTAAGATTTTATGAAAACACTTGGCTAATTCACCACCATGCGTCTAATAGAACAGTTCCATTTCGTGCAGGATTGTCGGTATTAAATCAAATAGGCCTTTATTCCAACGATTCGTACAATTTATATTCAAATCATATGAATTATTTGCTTTGTTACTTCAGGCCGGAAAATAAATTTCCAAATAGAGTTTTTGGAGGAGCTGCAAGATCGATTAACGATAATAAAAAATGTTGTTTAGAGCTTTTTGCATATTTTCATTTCAACAACTCTGATTATAAAAGCATGAATACACATTGGTCCTGGGGATTAACGGAAACAGATGGTGATGATCTTGAGGAATTAAATGCATTTTACACAAAAAAATCAACAGGGATGATGTTGAAAGCGTTTGATCTTGAAGATGCAACGAATGGAAAAGATATTTATAAGGCGTTTGAAAAATCTGGATTGAAGCGAAATAGGTTTCTATTTTCAGTGAAGATTGATCAGAAGCTAAAAGCGATATTAATGGTAAATGTTGCAAATGTTGGGCTAAATTTATCAGATCTTACAAATGCTACAACCATAATTGTTGTGGATGAAGAGGGTTTGTCTATCGATATAATAAAAACAGCATTATCATTGTTAACTGCAAAATTAAATTTAGTAAATATTCCAGTATTGATCTACCCCTCTATTTTTGCAGAAAATAGTTCAATTGACAAGGAAAGAGAATATTGTCTTTGGATATTGGATACTCAATATGGAGATAGCTATTTTAAGTATGTGAACCGATTAACTCGCTTAATATAG
- a CDS encoding FAD-binding oxidoreductase produces the protein MKYFSPLATRRQGLKPPALYEYFLDNFWFKTAGLENEAINEPLRGKHKADVVIIGGGYTGLSSAYNIHRKFPGKKILLLEGACCGYGASGRNGGFCVATSLLDPKCKDSETCKKNLDVSFYGIQQIKNCISDHGLDCDFEENGMLDVALNDAQVKVMQAEYHILKKWGLNVEMLQGKALEKEIKSSRFRAGLVTSHGAILNPAKLARGMKKIVEGMGVEIRERTVVTRVVPGKIHHVDTELGEVKTPVVVLATNAYSHKIGFFNDRVFPIYTYIVATEPLSESQWESIGWQNRRGLSDYRVLFNYMIPSADGRIIIGGSDSKYYHNDSIAPGNNKSVTHKIVKDLIKSFPSLAGIKIEHAWGGPTAGTRDFGPSVGVMGEHRNIYYGVGYNEGVPATQTGGRIIADLMAGETNEFTSHFIVNRKIPHAGPRVLRSFFGALKKKYMIDVVKASGHI, from the coding sequence TTGAAATACTTTTCACCTTTAGCCACCCGGCGACAGGGCCTGAAGCCACCGGCCCTGTATGAATACTTCCTTGACAATTTTTGGTTCAAGACTGCCGGACTTGAAAATGAAGCCATCAATGAACCGTTGCGGGGAAAGCACAAAGCGGATGTCGTCATCATCGGCGGTGGTTATACCGGCCTTTCATCTGCCTACAATATCCATCGAAAATTTCCCGGGAAAAAGATCCTGCTCCTCGAGGGTGCCTGCTGCGGTTATGGGGCCAGTGGCCGCAACGGTGGGTTTTGTGTCGCAACATCACTGCTGGATCCAAAGTGTAAAGATTCTGAAACCTGTAAAAAAAACCTGGATGTCAGCTTTTACGGTATTCAGCAGATCAAGAATTGCATTTCCGACCACGGTTTGGACTGTGATTTTGAAGAAAACGGGATGCTGGATGTTGCCCTGAATGACGCCCAGGTCAAAGTCATGCAGGCGGAGTACCACATCCTCAAAAAGTGGGGCCTGAATGTGGAGATGCTGCAAGGAAAGGCGCTTGAAAAAGAGATTAAGTCATCACGCTTTAGGGCCGGGCTCGTAACATCGCACGGCGCCATTCTCAACCCTGCCAAACTGGCCCGCGGCATGAAAAAAATTGTGGAAGGCATGGGGGTAGAGATCAGGGAGCGCACCGTGGTTACCCGTGTGGTTCCCGGAAAGATTCATCATGTGGACACTGAACTCGGGGAAGTGAAAACCCCGGTGGTTGTCCTGGCCACCAATGCCTATTCCCACAAGATCGGCTTTTTTAATGACCGTGTTTTTCCCATATATACCTACATCGTGGCCACGGAACCCCTGAGCGAGTCACAGTGGGAAAGCATTGGCTGGCAAAATCGCAGGGGTCTTTCCGATTACCGGGTGTTGTTCAACTACATGATTCCCAGTGCTGATGGACGGATTATTATTGGCGGGTCGGACTCCAAATACTATCACAATGACAGCATCGCTCCCGGGAACAACAAATCCGTCACCCATAAAATTGTCAAGGATCTTATCAAAAGTTTTCCGTCGCTTGCCGGGATCAAAATCGAGCATGCCTGGGGCGGTCCAACGGCAGGCACCCGCGATTTTGGACCATCCGTCGGTGTGATGGGCGAGCATCGCAACATCTACTATGGTGTCGGATACAACGAGGGTGTTCCCGCCACACAGACGGGCGGCAGAATTATCGCCGATTTGATGGCCGGTGAAACCAACGAATTCACCTCGCATTTTATTGTCAACCGCAAGATCCCCCATGCAGGGCCAAGGGTATTGCGATCGTTTTTCGGCGCTTTGAAAAAAAAGTACATGATCGATGTCGTCAAGGCATCGGGGCATATTTGA
- a CDS encoding NAD(P)/FAD-dependent oxidoreductase has protein sequence MTEHFDAIIVGGGHNGLTAAGYLGKAGFKTIVLERLSQVGGAVVTEEIYPGHRISAVSYVVSLLRPEIIEDLELKKHGFEMLKMDGTLAICNNDYLFLTGDEKHDRKEVGRFSDLDYDAMQRFEAVIQHVGAVIRNQMLREPPKLGVGLSDLKGLTALAGMGWDIKKLTPELRHRLFQMLLGSADDFIQRWFHSSMIKNMYASACFSGNFASLRQPGSAIPFLHSAIGEIEGERGAWRLVKGGMGALTRAMAGFAQSKGVQIRTHAAVERILTQSGGATGVRLVDGEVIGGRCVLANTDPKRTFLKLIKPEQLDSDFVRDIRQYRMGHSSLRLNLALKGLPDIKFFPAGEGPWHRSDIMMFPGYEAMEANYFAAATGQLPDEPRLEITIPSTLDDSLAPPGHHVVSILAKYYPYKMADERSWDDIKEDVADRIVDYMARVMPNLPGLVIGRQMISPLDLETIYGLTESDIFHGRHDMDQIFSMRPHPQAAQYETPVKGLYLCGSGAHPGGGVSGAPGYNAARRVITDLKRRRR, from the coding sequence ATGACTGAACATTTTGATGCGATCATCGTGGGGGGCGGTCACAACGGACTGACAGCGGCAGGATACCTGGGCAAAGCGGGTTTTAAAACGATAGTTCTAGAGCGGCTGTCTCAGGTCGGCGGCGCCGTGGTCACCGAGGAAATTTATCCGGGACACCGCATTTCCGCGGTCTCCTACGTGGTCAGCCTGCTGCGACCGGAGATCATAGAGGATCTCGAATTGAAAAAGCACGGATTCGAGATGTTGAAAATGGACGGCACTCTGGCCATTTGCAATAACGACTATCTGTTCCTAACAGGTGATGAAAAGCATGACCGCAAGGAGGTGGGCCGTTTTTCAGATCTTGACTATGATGCCATGCAGCGGTTTGAAGCGGTCATCCAGCATGTCGGTGCGGTCATACGCAATCAAATGCTGCGGGAACCGCCCAAGCTTGGGGTCGGTTTGTCTGATCTGAAAGGTCTTACGGCGCTTGCGGGTATGGGCTGGGATATTAAAAAACTGACACCGGAATTGAGGCATCGCCTGTTCCAGATGCTCCTGGGCAGTGCCGATGATTTCATTCAGCGCTGGTTCCACAGTTCCATGATCAAGAACATGTATGCCTCGGCCTGTTTTTCAGGCAACTTTGCCAGCCTTCGTCAGCCGGGTTCGGCCATCCCGTTCCTTCACAGCGCAATCGGTGAAATCGAAGGAGAACGGGGCGCCTGGCGCCTGGTCAAGGGTGGCATGGGGGCACTTACCCGGGCCATGGCTGGATTTGCACAGTCCAAGGGTGTCCAAATCCGCACCCACGCCGCCGTGGAAAGGATACTGACTCAAAGTGGAGGAGCTACCGGTGTGCGGCTCGTCGATGGTGAGGTCATCGGCGGCCGCTGCGTCCTGGCCAACACGGACCCCAAGCGCACCTTTTTGAAACTCATCAAGCCGGAACAGCTCGATTCAGATTTTGTACGCGATATCCGCCAGTACCGTATGGGCCACAGTTCCCTCCGTCTCAACCTGGCTTTGAAGGGGCTCCCCGACATCAAATTTTTTCCAGCAGGGGAGGGCCCTTGGCACCGTTCCGACATCATGATGTTCCCGGGCTACGAGGCCATGGAGGCCAACTATTTTGCCGCTGCCACGGGTCAGTTGCCGGACGAGCCGCGTCTGGAAATCACGATTCCCTCCACGCTGGATGACAGCCTGGCACCGCCGGGCCACCACGTTGTGAGCATTCTGGCCAAATACTATCCCTATAAAATGGCTGATGAAAGAAGCTGGGACGACATCAAGGAGGACGTTGCCGACCGGATCGTGGACTACATGGCAAGGGTTATGCCCAACCTGCCCGGGCTTGTCATCGGACGTCAAATGATCAGCCCTCTGGACCTGGAAACGATCTACGGCCTCACGGAATCGGATATTTTCCACGGGCGTCACGACATGGACCAAATTTTTTCAATGCGGCCTCACCCACAGGCTGCCCAGTATGAGACCCCGGTAAAAGGGCTTTACCTGTGCGGCTCCGGCGCCCATCCCGGTGGGGGCGTGTCCGGGGCACCCGGGTACAATGCCGCCCGTCGGGTGATAACCGACCTTAAGCGCCGTCGACGGTGA